GTCTCGCCTGGAGGAACCACGGAACTGGTGCACCTTTATTGCGGTCGTATCAGCACCGAGTCTGCTGGCGGTCTGTTTGGCATGGAAGACGAGCACGAAGATATCCGTGCCCACGTATTCAGTGCCGACGACGCCATCGCAATGATTTATGATGGACGAATAAATAACGCTGCGGCCATTATCGCCCTGCAGTGGTTACAATTGAACCGCCCGCGCCTGCGGGAAGGCTGGAGTTAGAATGACCGAATGGGTGATGAAGCCCCGCCGCTATGTGCCGGACCTGAGGCGGTTTGGTGCGCTGTGCGACGGTAATTACATGCGCCTGCACCGCCTTCGTAAACTCGAAGCTGGCGGGCAGCCGGTCTGTGAATTTGAACTCCACCGGCAGGACCAGTACCTGGGAAGGGTTCGAATCCAGGTTCTCCAGGTTGCGAAGTTCACGGAGACCCTGCTTCTCGAGCAGATCCACAACGCTGGCCGATGGCTGAATAACCCGCA
This genomic stretch from Marinobacter halotolerans harbors:
- a CDS encoding DUF1249 domain-containing protein — its product is MTEWVMKPRRYVPDLRRFGALCDGNYMRLHRLRKLEAGGQPVCEFELHRQDQYLGRVRIQVLQVAKFTETLLLEQIHNAGRWLNNPQLTVRVYHDAAMAEVISCYRDSQIAPVNDYPNRFMHHPDEKVQVNSFLADWLDYCLKFGHLPMEHSVWTGEGVD